The Aerosakkonema funiforme FACHB-1375 genome includes the window ATCACAACGGTAATTTGGCAACTGACAACTGACTGATGACTAAAGTAGAATAAACTTTTTAACGATCGGCCAGAAATAAGGAGAAAGAAAATGCTGGAGTTATACCAGTTTGAAATGTCCCACTACTCTGAGAAAGTGCGGCTGATCCTGGACTATAAAGGGTTGACGTACCGGAAAATTGAAGTCACACCGGGAATCGGACAATTAGAATTGTTCAGAATGTCCGGTCAGCGACAAGTGCCGGTACTCAAAGACGGGAACGAGATTGTGGTAGATTCGACAGCGATCGCCAAGTACCTCGATCGCAAATACCCAGAAAAACCCATTATTCCCGTCAATCCAGAACAACGCGGACAGTGCTTGCTCATCGAAGAATGGGCCGATGAGTCGATCGGACTCAAAGCTCGCAAAGCATTATTTGGCGCACTCAGCCAAAATCAAAGCTTCCGCACCTCCGTTTTGCCCCCCACAACCCCCGATTTTGTTAAACTCCTAGTGGGCGCAGTGCCGGGAGACTTTTTCAATCTGTTGGGTTCGGGCATTGGTTTCGGCCCTGATGTTGTAAAATCATCCCAAGAAGACCTCAAACAAGACCTGGAAGCTGTCAGTCTGCTACTCTTAAATAAGCCTTATTTGGTTACAGACTATCCGACTTTGGCAGATTTTGCCGTAGCTGGTTTGAGTATGTACATCAAAATTCCGGAAGGGCCCTATCTAGAGATTCCGGAAACGCTCAAAGGAAAGGGAGTTCCAGGACTGGCTGATAGCGCGGCATACGAAACGTTCTTCAACTGGCGCGATCGTCTCTATACTCAATATCGCAAACAACCCACACCTACCACTACCACCACTCCCTCTTCTCCCACTTCCATTGAAATAGATTAATCTCGCCAATAGCTAATGGCTAATTGCTAATATTTGAATGCGATTAGCTATTAGCCATTAGCAATTAAAAATAAGTGCAGCTCGAACATGAATTTAGGCAAGCCATTAGGTTCGGTAATTGAAGGTTCCCTCAGCGATGGGTTGCAAGTGCGACTGCACCCGGATGTTTCCGTGGAAGATATGCGCGTGGGCAAATTTTTGGTGGTGCAGGGGGTGCGATCGCGCTTTTTCTGTTTGTTAACCGATGTAGCTTTAGGAACATCCAGTTTACGCATTATCGCCAATCCCCCCGCAGAAGAAGATGATTTCCTGCGAGAAGTTTTAGCCGGCAGTGGCACTTACGGTACGATCGAACTCGCGCCGATGTTGATGTTCACCCCCACACCAGAACCGCCCGGTTTCTTCGTTCCCAACGGCAAAATTCCCAAGTTGCCATCAGAAACACAGGGAATGCTGGCATCGTTTCAAGCGCAAAGCAGCGAACAGATAGAATTGCGTCCGGTCAAGACAATTCCCACTCACTTCAGCCAAGTATACGATGCCCAAGAACGCGACTTCCGCACTGTGTTCGGTTGGGAAGATGACCCCCATCGGCGCAACTTTGCGATCGGTCAACCTTTAGATATGGATGTGCCGGTTTGTATCGATTTAGACAGATTTGTAGAACGCAGCAACGGCGTATTCGGCAAATCCGGCACAGGCAAATCCTTTCTCACCAGATTGTTGCTATCCGGCATCATTCGCAGGCAGGCAGCCGTTAATCTTATTTTCGATATGCACTCGGAATATGGCTGGGAAGCAGTTTCGGAAGGCAAAAACTTCAACACCGTTAAAGGTTTGCGCCAGCTATTTCCGGGAATTGTGCAAATTTATACCCTAGACCCTCAATCCACCAGGCGACGAGGAGTGCGCGACGCCCAAGAACTTTACTTAGGTTACGACCAAATTGAAGTAGAAGATATCAAGTTAGTAGGACAAGAGTTAGGTATTTCGGAAGCGTCGCTGGATAATGCCAACATTCTCCGCAACGAATTTGGCAATTCCTGGATTACCCATCTGCTGAACATGACAAATGAAGATATCAAGATGTTCTGCGAAGAGAAGAAAGGTCACATAGGTTCGATTATGGCCTTGCAGCGCAAACTCCTGCGACTGGAAAATCTTAAATATATGCGATCGACCTGCCCCCGCAACTACGTCAATCAAATTTTGCAATCCCTGGAAGCAGGTAAGCACGTGGTAGTTGAGTTTGGTTCCCAGTCGGATATGCTCTCCTATATGTTGGTGACCAACGTCATCACCAGACGCATCCACAAAGAGTATGTCCGCAAGGCAGAGTTGTTTCTGCAAACCAAAAATCCGATCGATCGCCCCCAACAGTTGGTCATCACCATCGAAGAAGCCCATCGGTTTCTCGATCCGGCTATTGTGCAAGGTACAATTTTTGGTATAATAGCTCGTGAAATGCGGAAGTACTTCGTCACGCTTTTGATAGTGGATCAGCGTCCCTCCGGAATCGATAACGAAGTCATGTCGCAAATCGGCACTCGCATCACCGCCTTACTCAACGACGAAAAAGACATCGACGCCATCTTTACTGGTGTCTCCGGTGCTGGCAGCTTGCGCTCTGTTCTGGCTAAACTGGATTCCAAGCAGCAAGCTTTGGTTCTGGGTCATGCTGTTCCCATGCCGGTAGTGGTGCGTACCCGTCCTTATGACGAAAACTTCTATCGCGAAATTGGCGACACCCGCTGGGAAGAACGGTCAGATGAGGAAGTTTTTGCCGCCGCTGAATCCGCTAAAGCCGATCTGGGCTTCTAGTCAACTCAGGTAAAAATATTAGATTGGCTGAATTTCGCCAACAGCCCCGCCCGAACGCTCAATGCGATCGGCAATTCTAGCTATCTGTGCGGAAAACTAGGGCCAAAAAGTTCGGTAATTTCATACTATTGGGTCTATTAATTAACGGGATAACTGAGGCATCCTTGTATATAGGACTAGATATCCCCCGATCGGGCCAAAAAAAGCCTCCCACAAAACTTCGTGCTGGTAGCTAATTTTGGAGCAAACCTGGGGAATATTAAAGATAACGATGAACCTTTCACCTTTTATCCCTGTCTAAACGGTTATCATCACCAAAGGAATAAACCAGATGGGGTTCTGAGTTCCAGCAGTCCACTTATGTGAGGTTATCGATAAATGCCAACAAATGAAAGATTAAGCCAATGCTATGTACCCTCTTAAAGAGGAAATAGCAAAGCGACTCTGTTTTGAAAGCTTAGGTTGCCTCTAAACCAGGCTAATCCTATATATGGTTGCAGTTCAAACGCACTCGCACTCATGCCAGCATGGGCTTGCCGCTTTCAGGGTGCTACCTTTAAGCTACGGTATCGCCGATCGCTTTTTTCATTAGCATCCAGAGTAATTATATCTAAATTGAACTGCTAATCACAAAGGTATCGCTTTCATCTCCATCTTCCCAAACAAATCAGGATTTCCAAGTCGTTTCTGTAGTACAATGAAAATAAGGTAAAGTCATACTCACTCCGAGTTGTTAGTATTTGTAACAAATTGCGTGCAGTAGAGGCAGGTTGAAAGAAGAAGTAAGGTTTACAGATATACTGGCTAAACGCACCTCCCTCACTGAGAAGTCAAACAAAACAGCAGACGCCCTCTAAAGACAATCCCAGCCTGTGTATTTTCTGGAGGAGAAAAGGATGTGTGGGCAATCAGAAATTTCACTAAAATTTGCTTTTACGAGAGTACCTGACTCTAATATCCTCCTAAAGATAGGAGAAAGCAGCCTCTACATCTATGGCAAGAGGAATTATTCCAGGGCGTGCAGCTAAGCTTTTGTTAGAATAAAAAGTTTCTTGCTTCCGCCGTCGTTTCGCTCCAGTCACCATTTCGTTGTTTGTCTACATAGTTACCACGCACCCATGCCGACTGTTACCACCCAAACTAATCATACCAACGCCAAATTCACAGCGGATATGGTCCGTACCTATCTGCGCGAGATTGGAAGAGTGCCCCTGCTGACCCGCGAGCAAGAAATCGTCTTTGGGAAGCAGGTGCAGCAAATGATGACCCTGCTGGAAGCGAAGGACGCCTTAGCAACCAGTCTGAACCGCGAACCTACTCAGAAAGAGTGGGCAGAATTTGTCAAAATGAGCGAAGAAGCTGTCAGAGAGGCGGTGCATCGGGGACAGCGAGCTAAGCAAAAGATGATCGAAGCGAACCTGCGTCTAGTGGTGGCGATCGCTAAGAAGTACCAAAAGCGCAATCTGGAATTCTTAGACTTGATCCAAGAAGGCACCCTGGGTCTGGAACGCGGAGTGGAGAAATTCGATCCGATGCGCGGTTACAAGTTTTCCACCTACGCCTACTGGTGGATTCGCCAAGCGATTACCCGTGCGATCGCCCAGCAAGGTCGTGCAATTCGATTACCCATCCACATCACCGAAAAGCTCAACAAAATCAAAAAAGTGCAGCGGGAACTAGCCCAGCAACTCGGTCGCAGCGCCACCCCAGCTGAAATTGCCGAATCCCTGGAACTAGAACCGTCCCAGATTCGCGAGTACCTGACGATCGCCCGTCAACCGGTTTCTCTGGATGTCCGAGTTGGCGATAATCAGGATACAGAACTCTCCGATCTGCTGGAAGATGAAGGCCCATCTCCAGAGCATTACATCACCCAGGAGTCCCTGCGCCAAGACCTCGACGATCTCTTGGAACAGCTGACACCTCAGCAACGGCAAGTTCTCACCCTGCGTTTCGGTCTGCAAGATGGTAACGCACTTTCCCTAGCTAAAGTGGGCGAGCAGCTCAACCTCAGTCGGGAGCGCGTCCGCCAACTAGAACGTCAAGCTTTGGATCAACTGCGCCGTCACCGCGCCAATGTTCGGGAATACTTGGCCAGCTAAGCCTCTGGTCGTAAATCTCTGGCGGGACGGGTGGCAACCTTGCTACCCGTCCTAATTTTTTTTGTAGGGCGTCTGGAAGAAGGGGAGTGGGGGAGTGGGGGAGTGGGGGAGTGGGGGAGTGGGAGAATAAATTTGTTCCCTATTTCCTTTTCCCTTTCCCCCCTTTCCCCCTTTCCCCTCTTCCCTAGCCCCGACGCCCTAGCCCTTAGCCCCTACTCCAGAAGGTAAATCGTTTTGCTCAACATTGATGATGTACTGGTAAATTTCATATTTGCCAGTTCGCTCGATCGAAATCTTCTTAACTTCCTCTAAAGCTTTCTGATTCATTTCGGGGTATCCAGTACTGCGAATCAAATCCGGCTGACCCACAATTTTGCCATCAGGGCCAAACAACACCAGTACCCAACCTTCGGCTACATCAGGTACTTTCTCCTCATAAGGAGACTTTATGGAGAGAGATTTTGGGGATCTGGCACCATTAATTTTGTTTGTATATCGGCTGACTTTCTCCGCCCACCACTTCTGATACTTTTCCCGTCCCTCATTCTCTGTTGTACCAGCCGGATTGTAGTTATAGCGAGCCTTAGTCACCGAATCGAGATACTCTTGACTTGGCGGCGTAGGAGCAGACTTGGGATAGAAATTAGGTAAACGAGCTTGTAGGTTTGAGGGAGCGACCGATTCGGCACCTTTTTTGGGCAATGTTTCGATCGCAGAAGGAGACGAAGGAGAAGGTAATAAAGAAGGGGAAACCGTAGCGGGTAAAGTGTCATTAGGTCGCACGCCAGTCTCCGTATTTTTGGTAATATTCTGACCTTCAGGAGTATTAGTCGGTTGTGGAGTGGGAGTTGCTTGCGGAGTGGTAGGAGTTTCTGGACTGATACTCGGCTGTGGAGTGAGAGTTACTTCGGGAGTGATGGCAGCTTTGGGACCCAGACTCGGTTGTGGAGTAATACTTGATTCTGGCGTTCTCGCCGATTCGGGAGTCGCAGTGCGTCTTGCAGTAGTAGAGCGTCTGGGGGTGGTAGCACTTTCCGGAGTAGGAGTTGGGTTTGGTGCGATCGCTCCTTGTGGAGTTTGACGCGACTCTATTTTAATATCAGGCTCGGAAACAGGCGATCGCTCGTTTAGCTTTGTTTCTTCGCGACTAGAAGTATTGGGCTTCTGAGATGGTCGCTCGGAAGAAGTCACCGACGGTGGCGACAACGGAATAGTAGGAGGTTCGTAAATCGGAACGCTCGGTGGCGGCGGCAAAGGAGTATAAGATTGCAAAGGAGGCAACGGCGGCAACAGATTTTTCGGCGGTGCTGCGGGCAAAGATGGCAACTTCGGTTGTGGCAAAGAATATTCCGGCAGACGACTCATTTCATCTGGAGTCAACTGCACAAATCCGACAATTCGTCGCGGATCGGATTGTGCCAAATTGGAGGAGGATAATGCCGGCCCGACGACCCAAAGCAATCCGTGCGCTCCCAGAGAAATTACGGTTGCCAACAGAGTCGGCAAATTAAATATTTTTTCCGAAGATGTTGGAACTCTTGAGGAGTACGACATGGGAATTTTTGATTTGAGATTTTAATTGAAGAATTGAATTTTGACAAACAATCTGCAATTTTAATCCGAGCGAGTGACTTGAACAATCAGCAAAGAAAAGTAGGGTAATTTGAGATCGGGGCGATCGCGTAAATCCCTGTATATCTTCATATCAGGTAATGTCGCCCGTTCTACAACATAGCTGCTGCTGAGTAGCTGACGCCTCTGCAACACCTGCCAAACTTGTTCGTAAACCGAACTTACTTTCAGCAAAACCACCACATCCGCCCCGTCTAAAACCGCTTCTAGTTCTTCCACCCGATAAAGGGCAGGTAATACAACCAACCGTTGGTCGCGAACTGTCAAAGGCAATCCTAACATTGCCGCCGCTGCCATCGGCGAGCAAACACCCGGCACAGTTTCCACTGTCGCTTCCGGATGCAGCTGTTGGAGAGTTTGAGCTAAATACGTAAAAGTGCTGTAAAAACTGACATCACCTTCGCAGGCAAAAGCCACATCCATACCTTTCTCAAGATATTGCCAGACTTGTTCTGCCGCTAGCTGCCATGCTGAAGTGAGAACAGCTTCATCCTGAACGTAGGGAAAAGTCAACGCCAACTGTACGCGATCGCTCGTCAGCCATTGAGCTACAATCTGCTCAGCCATACCCGGTTTGCCTCCTACCCCCAAGGGGAAAGCGACTACCGGCAACTGTTTAAGCAATCGCAGTGCCTTGAGGGTAATCAATTCTGGATCGCCCGTGCCAACGCTAATTCCGTATAGAGTTCCTAATTGCACAATAAAAAGGGAGTGGGGGAATTAATATTTTGACTTTTAACTTTTGACTTTTGACTTTTGACTTTCCCTCTTCACGTTCAAGCTTTTTCCAAAGGCACTTCCAAAGCAGGAGATGCAATTGGCACTTCTTCAACTTCAGGTAACTTTTCCAGACTGAGACGAGAAGAAGGACTCGCGCCGGATAAACGTTTGAGTAAGTTAGGTCTGGGGTCGTGCAACAGATAAATAATGCGATCGCCCGCCTGCCATTCTTCTGTAGCCGGAACTACCAAAAAGCGATCGTCTCTTTCCATTAACAATGGCATCAAATCTCCAGAACTAATCAGCACTTGAAGATGTGCCTGCTGAAACGCAAATCCATCTTCTTTGAGCGCTGTTTCACCCAATCTCACTTTACCTTCACTCAGGTACTCGTTCCAAGTCTTAATGTGTAAATGGGAGACAAAAGCTTGCTGCACTTTAGCTTTATTGTTAGCCGTACTGGCTTGCGGATCGCGAGGAAATACTGCCAAAACTCTGGGTGGCGCGAATTCCTCCGCCGCTCGTTGAGCTAAAACTAAATTTACCTCTCCATTGCTGGTCATAGCTAAGAAAGTTCCTACCGATGTCAGCCCCGCCTCTTCCAAAACGCGGGTATCGAGACCACTGCTCAAAAAAACTCGCAGACCTTGCTGTTCTGCGATTCGGCAAGCTTCCGGATCGGTATCGATCAGTACAACTGACTCACCCCGATCTTGAAATAAATGGGCAATCAATCGACTTAAAGAATTACAACCGACGATGACAACCCCCGTTGCTTCCTGTGAGGTGATTTGCAGCGCTCTCGCTACCCAACTAGCCGTCAGCCCTTGCAGAAACACAGTCATCATAATCGTCAGGAAGACAAGAGCTTTGATAGAATCTCCACCATTTATTCCCCGTTGGGTTAACAGAATTGAAAATAGAGAAGCAACAGAAGCTGAGACAATTCCTCTGGGAGCAATCCAGCTGACAAATAGTTTTTGTCGCCAATTCAAGTCGCTATTTAAGGTACACAAGCTGATGCTCAGGGGACGCACCACAAACATCAGTACCAAGACAGTATATAAGCTGCCCCAACCAAGGGCAAGCACGCTGTCAAGTGAAAGATCTGCCGAAAGGAGGATGAATAAAACCGAGACGCTGAGAATGGTCAGCTGACCTTTAAACCGTCGCAACAAGCGTTCTTCTGGAACAGAGGAAGCGTTGAGGACAATTCCCGCAACTACGGTTGCCATTAGCCCCGACTCGCTGCGGATTGATTGCGCTAATGCAAACAAGCCCCACAAGCCGGCTAAAACAACCAAATTTTTCAAATCTTCTGATAAGAAATTGCCGCGTTTGAGAATAAAACCGAGTAGCCAGCCACCAGCAGCACCAATAGCACCACCAATACCCAGGCGCAGAAATAAGCCGCTGATGGCGATCGAGGGATTGGCGTGTGCGTTTAAAATCGTGTCCAGCACGACTACTGCGAGAATTGCGCCGACGGGATCGATGAGGACGCCTTCTCCTTCCAGCAGTGCAGCAACTTGTCGATCGACTTTGACGTGTTTGAGAAGGGGACTGACAACGGTGGGGCCGGTTACCACTACCAGAGAAGCATAAAGAAATGCGATCGGCCAAGGGAACTCACCCAACCAGTGTGCCGCCATCCCGCCTCCCATTAGGGTAATCAGAGTCCCCAAGGTGACTAAATTTCGCAGGCTACCGGAAACCTTACCCAAATCTCGCAGTTCCAGATTTAGACCCCCCTCAAACAGGATCACGGCTACGCACAGGGCAACAATAACTTCCAGACCAGTACCCAGCAAGTTGGGATGCAGCAACCCAGAAACATCCGGCCCCAGCACAATGCCAAACAGCAACAAGAAGACAATGCTAGGAACTTTCAGGAATGCAGCCAAAAGCTGAGCTAGCGTGCCTGCAAGGACGGCTATGACGATTTGCAAGGTTATTTGAAAAGATGCTTCCATAAGTCTTCTTGTCGCAGCCGATCGATTAGATATAAATTCTTGAGTTACCAGCTGAATGGGGGTTAGGGGATATTTCGGTGCAGATTTTACTGGAGATTAGGCCACTTACCTACTGGAGTCTCCAGTTTTGCTAGCGCATCTACCACAAGACGTAATTTCGCAAAAAATTTTGGGTGAAAAAGGCTCGATCTATCAGTCTTGGTATTTTAGCATCTGGATGGGAAAGCGATCGATCTTAGGTACGTAGTTGCGCTTTAGCACCCAAGTGCAACTACGTACTTAAAATAATCTTTGATTGGTAATACTATTTAGAGATGTTGGCAGACTGCGGTGGGGTGCGTCAAATACCAGAATTGTGCAGATAATCGCTAATTTTATCCTCTGATGCACCCTATTTAATGTAGCGAAATAATCCCGCTGATTGCAGGCTGTTAATTAATTGGGCAATTCTACCAGATGCTACACCAGCAGTGGTTATTAGTTGTGTAGCAATTTCAATAATTTGTTTAAAGGTAAGGCTTTTATCCGTCGCATCCTGAACTTCTGCTTTTTGTTGCCTAATTTCGTTATTAATATTAATCACTATGACTTCATTATTGTGGCTAGGACAATTGGCTATACTTTCCATTTGATTGATTCAACGATGTCACTCATCGCTTTTCGATCGCAAAAACCGGGTTTCTTTGACCGCAAGCAAAAAAACCCGGTTGATTTTCCCAAAAACAAGATCAATTTTTTACGAGCAGATAATAAAGTTCTCCATTCGAGTTAATTCTACCAGCCCGCTCGCCTGCCTCAGTCCCTGTGCCCATAAAAATATCCACCCGACCTGGCCCTCTAATCGCTCCGCCGGTATCCTGATCCAGGACGTAACGACTGACTCGTCGTTGCTCTAATTCCCCGTTGCGATTGGGAAAAGGTATCTGGGCATGAATTAGGGCCAAAGCTCCGGGCGGCATTAAAGATTTATCGGTGGCAATGGAACGTTCCGCAGTTACCGGCACAGACAAGCTACCCGTTGCAGCAGCACCGCCTGTTTCCCGGAAAAACACAAAACCGGGATTGCGCGGCAAATAGCGATTCAATTCCTCTGGCGATGAATCGAAATATTCGATCACTCTCGGTAAGGTCAAGCCTGCCAGGTTCATTTTGCCATCGTTGACCAGTTCTCGACCGACACTTCTGTAAGGTCGATCGGTCTTACCGGCAAAACCGACTGTCATAATGCTACCATCGGTCATTTGCAGTCGTGCGGAACCTTGTATCTGTACCAGAAAAGCTTCCAAACGATAGCGCAACCAAACTAATTCCAAACCGCGCAAGCGACCGTCTCCCGACAGTCCATCTGCACCTTCGAGCTGAAGTCGGGTGGGGTGCGGACGGGACCAGCGACTGAAGTTGGGGGGTAACCGATATAGTGGATAACGATACTCTTGTGTGGGGACGCGACTGGCTGTGTAGGTAGGTTCAAAATAACCTGTGAAACCGACAGTTCCCCGTCCATCTTTTCCAGTCGCACGGTAAAACACAAACTCCTCTCGCACAGCAGCTTGCAGTTCTTCTGGCGAGTTGGAAGAGAGTACTAACTCGCGGAAACGTTCTAAACTGCGAATTACGCGATCGCGTGTAATTCCACGCACCGGATATCGTCGGTAGGCTGCTATTGCTCTCGGCGATCGCAAATAGGTCAGACTGTGGTCAATGGCAGTCAAAAGCGCTTGTCTATCCCCTTTTTGGCCGTAATTCCGCCAGATTTGCTCATCCAATCCCAATTCTTCTTGTCTGTCCGGACTGACAACTTGCAGGGGCACAATGGAAAGAACCGGCAAAAAAGTACCGAATGCAATGCCCAAACTGAGGGCGACAGAAGCCAGAGTCTTTATCATTCTACGTAGGAGCGATCGATACTGGATTTATAGATTGGTGTGACGCGAATAGCCACAATTCTAGATGGACGCGCCACCATATACTCTCCCTCAATTGTTTTCAGGGGAACGTTGATAAAGTCGTTCGAGGCTGATTTCGGCACCAGCTCGCCACTATACCATTTTTGGAATTCTTGAATAGTCTTAAAACGAACTTCTTCCCGGTGACCACCCTCTAGTAAAAGGTGTACGGCAAATTCGTCAGGAGTTCTGGGCATAAGCTTGAATTATGTTTACTGCATCGAAAATATTATGGGCTGCATCGGGGACTGCAATCCAAAAAGTCTTTCTCGGAGCCAAAATCAGGTTTGTGTGATTGTTCCCAAACTATATTATCGATTTCCGTTCCCAGAAACCCGCTTTCTTTTGAACCCAAGTATTTTTTCGATCGGCTCTCTGTCCTCAAGCAGATTGGGAAAATAAATTAAACCGCTGCAATTGCGCCTCGATGACTTGAGGAAGCATTTTAGCCAATTCTGCCTCGTTTTTAAACAATAGCTGTTGATAGTTGGGTAAATCGAACGGATAAACCCCTGCCATATCTTTTCGCTCCATCTGGGCTAGCAAGATTTGTTCTGTTCGCTTGTTTTGGAGAGCGTAGCCTACTTCCAAGCAAACTTTGGGGCTGGGTAAGATCTGGCGAGCGGTTCCCGTGCCTTCAATGCTAGCGATCGGTGTACCGTCAGCTATAAACAACAAGCTTTTACGTATTTTACGCATTACCGAGCTGTTCAGCCGGATGGGACTATCCGTGGGACGTTGGGATTCTTCTAATTTAAGGGGCAAGCGCGATCGCTTGTTGAGTTTTTCCAGGGTTTGCCGCAGTTCTTGTCGCAGTGCTTCGCTGGCGGCTGCATACTCAGTTTGATAGCACAAAAAGATAATTGGATCTAACTGCCCCATCACCGCTTGTTTGGTGAAGTAAATTTCGTGACTGCTCAAATCTATGTTGGAGATGGCATATCCGCCGCTCCCTTCTATGTAAAACTCAACTATTTCCCCATCCAGGTAGCGCCCAAACCAAGCCGATCGTTTCACTTCTTCGCTGTCTTCTAAAAAGTCGGCTCGCAAACCAGTTTTCAACAGACTGTTTTTGCTAAGGCGCAAGTCTTGGGGGCGCTTTTCCAGTTCTTTGACTGGCTCGTACTTTTCCAGATACCAAGCTCTCAGAGCAATTATGGCCATGTCGCCCTATCAAATTCTCTCTTAAATACAACAACACCCAAGCCCTTACTTGCTGAGTGATTTCCTTCTCTTTGGTAATTCTATCTAGAGTTGCACTGATTTAACAATTCACCGAATTTCGGTACAATCAATCAGTTCTATCGCTCTCTATCAACCATTTTAGGAAATATCAACTTCTGGGTTGGGTGTTATTGTATTTGGACGAGACAGATTAAAATTAAACAGCGCTTTTTTCCTCTTAACTCAGTTTCACTTGGCTGTTTGGTCTGCCAGGGAAGCTTTTCTTGCTTCAATTCTTAATTTACCACCCACACCAAAAGGCAGCAAGCCTGTGCAACTAAACTTTACTTTTTGGCTGCTATCAGGTGCTAAAATTTTTCTCTAATTTCGCAAAACCCTTACTTCACAAACTTTTGCGCTTATTTATTTAGCAATAGCTCGCCTATTTTAAAATGGAAGTAATCGCTCATCTTCTGTAAAGAAGTATAAAATTATTTGTTAATCCAAGTTCCCAGTTATAAATTCAGATATGTATATTACATAAGCTACAAAAATAATACAAAAAAATCTATGTTGCTGGAATTAGCGATCGCAGATGCCTACGGTGCAGGTTTTGAATACGCTGATGAGATGATAAATCTTGGCTACAACGATTTGAGCAGATATGTGCAGAATCCCAGCCACCCGCTCACACCAGGCTGTTATACTGACGATACACAGATGAGCATAGCGATCGCAGAAGCGATCGTCGCTGGAGAGCCCTGGACACCGGAAGTCCTTGCCAAATGGTTTGTCACCGCCTTTAAAAGAGATCCCAGAGAAGGTTACGCCAACAGATTTTACCATTTTTTGCTCGAAATTCGCGATGGAGAAGAGTTTTTAGCGAAAATAAACCCTAGAGCGACAAAAGCGGAGCAGCGATGCGTGCTGCTCCGATCGGCGTGTTCCCGACAGTAGAGAAAGTCATGGAATATGCAAAAATCCAGGCGGCCATCACCCATAATACGCCGGATGGAATTAACGCCGCCACAGCCGCTGCTCTCATATCCCATTACTTTATTTACCGGCTGGGGCCAAAAAGTCAGCTAGGGC containing:
- a CDS encoding cation:proton antiporter, which gives rise to MEASFQITLQIVIAVLAGTLAQLLAAFLKVPSIVFLLLFGIVLGPDVSGLLHPNLLGTGLEVIVALCVAVILFEGGLNLELRDLGKVSGSLRNLVTLGTLITLMGGGMAAHWLGEFPWPIAFLYASLVVVTGPTVVSPLLKHVKVDRQVAALLEGEGVLIDPVGAILAVVVLDTILNAHANPSIAISGLFLRLGIGGAIGAAGGWLLGFILKRGNFLSEDLKNLVVLAGLWGLFALAQSIRSESGLMATVVAGIVLNASSVPEERLLRRFKGQLTILSVSVLFILLSADLSLDSVLALGWGSLYTVLVLMFVVRPLSISLCTLNSDLNWRQKLFVSWIAPRGIVSASVASLFSILLTQRGINGGDSIKALVFLTIMMTVFLQGLTASWVARALQITSQEATGVVIVGCNSLSRLIAHLFQDRGESVVLIDTDPEACRIAEQQGLRVFLSSGLDTRVLEEAGLTSVGTFLAMTSNGEVNLVLAQRAAEEFAPPRVLAVFPRDPQASTANNKAKVQQAFVSHLHIKTWNEYLSEGKVRLGETALKEDGFAFQQAHLQVLISSGDLMPLLMERDDRFLVVPATEEWQAGDRIIYLLHDPRPNLLKRLSGASPSSRLSLEKLPEVEEVPIASPALEVPLEKA
- the mltA gene encoding murein transglycosylase A, yielding MIKTLASVALSLGIAFGTFLPVLSIVPLQVVSPDRQEELGLDEQIWRNYGQKGDRQALLTAIDHSLTYLRSPRAIAAYRRYPVRGITRDRVIRSLERFRELVLSSNSPEELQAAVREEFVFYRATGKDGRGTVGFTGYFEPTYTASRVPTQEYRYPLYRLPPNFSRWSRPHPTRLQLEGADGLSGDGRLRGLELVWLRYRLEAFLVQIQGSARLQMTDGSIMTVGFAGKTDRPYRSVGRELVNDGKMNLAGLTLPRVIEYFDSSPEELNRYLPRNPGFVFFRETGGAAATGSLSVPVTAERSIATDKSLMPPGALALIHAQIPFPNRNGELEQRRVSRYVLDQDTGGAIRGPGRVDIFMGTGTEAGERAGRINSNGELYYLLVKN